Proteins encoded in a region of the Spartobacteria bacterium genome:
- a CDS encoding (4Fe-4S)-binding protein, protein MKIALASGKGGTGKTTLSVALALASADPVQLLDCDVEEPNSHLFLNTKDAEKRGVTTPIPVINQDACTHCGACARFCEFNALAALPSKTMVFEDLCHGCGGCMRICPEHAISEEGKSIGTVSIETQDHITFIQGLMNIGVAMAPPVIRAVKDHIDPNKTVIIDCPPGTSCSLITAVTGVDYAILVTEPTPFGLHDLSLAVETMRVLNIPFGVAINRSDSGDNRVVKYCESENIPVLLEIPESRNVAEAYSRGKSLIDALPEMKPALQSMMTRIEQLTQGSTK, encoded by the coding sequence ATGAAGATAGCACTAGCCTCCGGTAAGGGGGGAACAGGAAAGACAACCTTATCGGTTGCCCTGGCGCTTGCATCTGCCGATCCTGTTCAGTTACTTGACTGTGATGTGGAAGAACCGAACAGTCATCTTTTTCTGAACACAAAAGACGCAGAAAAAAGAGGCGTAACCACGCCTATCCCGGTAATTAATCAAGATGCCTGCACGCACTGCGGCGCATGCGCACGGTTCTGTGAGTTCAATGCGCTAGCAGCCCTACCCAGTAAAACAATGGTCTTCGAGGACTTATGTCATGGGTGCGGCGGATGCATGCGCATCTGCCCAGAACATGCCATCAGTGAAGAAGGCAAATCCATCGGGACGGTTTCCATTGAAACGCAGGATCACATCACCTTTATTCAGGGATTGATGAACATCGGCGTAGCCATGGCACCTCCCGTCATTCGCGCAGTTAAAGATCATATTGATCCGAATAAAACAGTGATCATTGATTGTCCTCCTGGAACATCCTGTTCATTAATCACAGCCGTAACCGGCGTAGATTACGCCATTCTAGTAACAGAGCCAACCCCCTTTGGTCTACACGATCTATCACTGGCCGTGGAAACCATGCGCGTCCTGAACATCCCCTTCGGCGTCGCCATCAATCGTTCCGATTCAGGTGATAATCGTGTGGTGAAATACTGCGAAAGCGAAAACATTCCTGTATTGCTGGAAATTCCTGAGTCTCGCAACGTCGCAGAAGCCTATTCGCGAGGAAAATCACTCATTGATGCCCTGCCAGAAATGAAACCGGCTCTTCAATCCATGATGACCCGCATTGAACAGCTCACCCAAGGAAGCACCAAATGA
- a CDS encoding ATPase — MKIAIPTAEGKLCMHFGHCQSFAILDVDEAEKTITHREDLIPPPHEPGVLPKWLGEQKVNIIIAGGMGQRAQQLFAQQNIKTMVGAPSATPEEVVTSFMNESLQCGTNTCDH; from the coding sequence ATGAAAATAGCCATCCCCACAGCTGAAGGAAAACTCTGCATGCACTTCGGGCATTGTCAGTCTTTTGCCATTCTGGACGTTGACGAAGCGGAAAAAACAATAACCCATCGCGAAGACCTCATCCCGCCACCTCACGAGCCTGGTGTTTTACCAAAATGGCTTGGCGAACAAAAAGTAAACATCATCATCGCCGGTGGCATGGGACAGCGCGCGCAGCAGCTATTTGCACAGCAAAACATCAAAACTATGGTGGGAGCACCCTCCGCAACACCCGAAGAAGTGGTTACGTCATTCATGAACGAGTCACTGCAATGCGGAACCAATACTTGCGATCATTAA
- a CDS encoding (4Fe-4S)-binding protein produces the protein MKELVIVSGKGGTGKTSVTAALATLAQNCVLADCDVDAADLHLILKPTIEKSTDFISGHEAIIRQDDCTQCGTCVEVCRFNAIDCIDGKYTVSPFGCEGCGVCVAMCPAKAIDFPDSDCGKWYQSSTRCGAMIHAALGIAAENSGKLVSLVRSEARKLAKELNADWIIVDGPPGIGCPVIASIGGADALLAVTEPSLSGKHDLGRLMQLAKHFKVPVYVCINKSDINPEISREIEHITGTQGGRFLGCLPYDSDFTQAQIAGKSIIEFTSKSPSTNTLRDIWITLEQHLQPDE, from the coding sequence ATGAAAGAATTAGTCATTGTCAGCGGAAAAGGCGGAACAGGCAAAACAAGCGTCACCGCCGCCTTGGCCACATTGGCACAAAATTGCGTATTGGCTGACTGCGATGTAGATGCCGCCGATTTACATTTAATCCTGAAACCAACTATTGAAAAATCTACCGACTTCATCAGTGGTCACGAGGCAATTATCCGCCAAGACGATTGCACACAATGCGGTACCTGTGTCGAAGTGTGCCGGTTTAATGCCATTGACTGCATCGACGGGAAATACACCGTCTCGCCCTTTGGTTGTGAAGGGTGCGGCGTCTGTGTCGCCATGTGCCCAGCTAAAGCCATCGACTTTCCGGACTCCGATTGCGGGAAATGGTATCAGTCGTCAACGCGTTGTGGAGCCATGATTCATGCCGCGCTGGGCATTGCAGCAGAGAATTCTGGAAAACTGGTCTCACTGGTACGTTCTGAGGCGCGAAAATTGGCAAAAGAACTAAATGCCGACTGGATCATTGTCGACGGCCCTCCGGGCATTGGCTGCCCCGTGATTGCATCCATCGGTGGTGCAGATGCTTTACTTGCGGTCACTGAGCCGAGCTTATCAGGCAAGCATGACCTGGGACGCCTCATGCAACTGGCTAAGCACTTTAAAGTCCCTGTCTATGTATGCATAAACAAATCCGATATCAACCCGGAAATAAGTAGAGAAATCGAACATATCACGGGGACGCAGGGTGGCAGATTTCTAGGATGCCTGCCCTATGATTCCGATTTCACGCAAGCGCAGATTGCTGGAAAAAGTATTATTGAGTTCACAAGCAAAAGCCCATCGACTAATACACTTCGTGACATCTGGATCACACTAGAACAGCACTTGCAACCAGACGAATAA